A single genomic interval of Eleutherodactylus coqui strain aEleCoq1 chromosome 3, aEleCoq1.hap1, whole genome shotgun sequence harbors:
- the LOC136620903 gene encoding endoplasmic reticulum membrane protein complex subunit 7-like — protein MAASVLLPAVAVWSLFFLLCGADMELTSSGSERFKVEGRAVVPGVRAQDWVSGGRVLVDGEEHVGFLRTDGSFVVHDVPSGSYVVEVISPAHRFEPVRVDITSKGKMRARYVNHIKTTEVLRLPYPLQMKSSGPPSYFIKRETWGWTDFLMNPMVMMMVLPLLIFVLLPKVVNTSDPEMRREMEQSMNMLNSNPELPDVSEFMTRLFTSKSSSKSSSGSKSGKSGVGKRR, from the coding sequence ATGGCGGCTTCGGTGTTGTTGCCTGCTGTGGCCGTATGGAGCCTCTTCTTCCTCCTATGCGGGGCCGACATGGAGCTGACGAGCTCCGGCTCCGAGAGGTTCAAGGTGGAGGGTCGGGCGGTGGTGCCGGGGGTCCGAGCCCAGGACTGGGTGAGCGGGGGCCGGGTGCTGGTGGACGGAGAGGAGCACGTCGGCTTCCTGAGGACTGACGGCAGCTTTGTGGTCCACGATGTCCCCTCCGGCTCCTACGTGGTAGAAGTTATCTCTCCAGCTCACCGCTTTGAACCTGTTCGTGTCGACATCACATCTAAGGGAAAAATGAGGGCGAGATATGTAAATCACATCAAAACCACAGAAGTTCTCCGCCTGCCGTATCCTCTTCAGATGAAATCATCTGGGCCCCCTTCCTACTTCATCAAACGAGAGACCTGGGGATGGACTGACTTTCTCATGAACCCCATGGTGATGATGATGGTTCTGCCATTGCTGATCTTTGTGCTACTTCCTAAAGTTGTGAACACAAGCGACCCAGAAATGAGGCGGGAAATGGAGCAATCCATGAACATGCTGAACTCCAACCCTGAGCTGCCAGATGTTTCTGAATTCATGACCAGGCTTTTTACATCCAAATCCTCCAGCAAGTCTAGCAGCGGCAGCAAATCGGGGAAGAGCGGGGTTGGGAAGAGGAGGTAG